A segment of the Candidatus Hydrogenedentota bacterium genome:
CCCGGCCGAACAGCAGCCCGGGCTTCCTGCTGCGCTACGAGGCGCTGCTCGAGTGGCGCAAGAAAACGGCGCGGGCGCGCGGGGTCGAGTCGGATGTGATCCTCTCTCGCAGCACGGTGGTGGAGCTTGCCGAGAAAAACCCCCGCGGCATGGCGGAGCTGGGCCGGATCGAGTCGCTCGGGCCGTACCGGCGCGACCGCTACGCGGGCGAGATACTGAAGGTGCTCGAAGAGGCGTAACCGGGGAGACTCCCCGCCGGACGGGCAAATGCACCCCATTCCAGACACAGCGGAACACCCTTCCGGCCCCGGCGCGGGGATGCTGATGCCGCGCATGGCCGTGGTCCTGCGCATCGAGTGGGCCATGCTGCTGCTGCGGTACCTCCTGTACCTCTTCGTCATCCTGTTCCACGTGTCCGGGGCCGAAGCCCTGTTCCTGCCGAACCTCACGGTGGCGGCGGGTCTGGGGCTGCTGCACAACGCCTGGGCGCACTGGGTCTTTTACAGCCGCCGCCACGACCTCTTCGTGTCCCCCGTCAACCTGCTGCTCTACCTGGCGCGGGCCGCCCTGATGGTGGCGCTCACGGGGGGCGAGCAGAGCGAGCTGGCGCCCCTGTTCCTGCTCATCCTCATCGGCTGCCACGTCTACGCGCCGGACTCCCCCAACATCCCCTGGGCCTCGGTCACGGTCTGCGCCGCCTACGCCTTCACCATCCTCGGCGGGTGGGTGTGGCGGGGGGTCAACCCCATGTCCCTGCCGGTCTACGCCAACCTGGCCGCCCTGGCCCTCTGCGGCTGGCTGATGGCGCAGTTGGGCAGCCTGCTCCGGCGGATGGAGGCGGACGCCGCGCGGCGCGCGGGCGACCTGCTCTCGTCGGAGGCGACGGTGCGCGCCATTCTGGACAACACGGCGGAGCCCATCGTGGTCTACGGCGAGAACGAGTTCGTCGCCGAGGCGAACAACCCCGCCTGCGCGTTTCTCGGGCTGCCGCGCGAGCGGCTGACGGGGCGCCGGTTCCGCGAGTTCCTCTTCGACGACGGCACCCTGACGGAGCGGATAACCGCGCTGCGCGAGCGCGGCTCGCTCCACGACGAGATGCTGATGGTGCTGCCGGAGGGCGGCGAGCGCAATGTGGACATGCACATCCACTCCTTCGTCCGGGACCAGCGGCAGTTCTTCGTCGCCATGTTCCGCGACATCACCGGGCAGAAGGAGTTCGAGGAGGCCCAGCGCCAGGCGAAACGCCGCCTGGAACAGGTCAACCTGGAGCTCCAGCGGGTGAACGCGCTGCGCGCGGAGTTCTACACCACCGTGGCGCGGCGCCTCCGCTCGCCCCTCACGGCGCTGCTGGGTTTTCTGGAGATGCTCCTGGACGAGGAGATGGGCGACGTGAACGAGGACCAGCGCGCCGCCCTGCAAAGCAGCCGCCGCGGCGCGCGGCGCGTGCTCGACTTGGTGGACGAGGCCTTCGAGGAGGAGGCGGGAACGGGGACGGAGAAGACGGCGCGGGGGGAAGGCGGCGCCGAAAAAAAATAACGGCCTCGCGGACCGGGCGTCTTTTGTGGCATGGCCGTCCCGGCCATGGTGTTCACGGGCGAGACTCCCGTGCCACTCCCGCGCGGCATGCTCGTTTCTTGTGGCATTGCCGTCCCCACACCCAACCACTATAAACCCAACCCACCGCCGTCATTCCCGCGAACGCGGGAATCCAGTAATGCCAAGGGTTTAGGCCGATCCTGCCTCTCTGGATTCCCGCTTTCGCGGGAATGACGAAGTGGGTGGTTTCTTGGATGCCCCCTTTACTTGAGGGGCTTAATCTTCATGTTGCGGTAGGCCACCGGGTCGCCGTGGTACTGCAGGCCGACAAAGCCCTCGCGGGCCATGTCCTTGTATGCGTACTTGAACTTGTTCGGCGTGCCGTCGGGGTTCTTTCCCGCCTCGGTCCACTGGTCCAGGTCCATGCCCGTGACCAGTTCATCGTTCAGGTACACCCAAATCCACGCCCCCTTGGCGATGATCAAGAAGCGGTTCCACTCGCCGGGGGCCTTCACCGCCAGCTTCGCCGGGGCGAGGCAGTCGAAAATGCCGCCGCAGTGGTGGCGCACATTGTCATACTGGTCGTTCGGCTGGAGCACCTGCACCTCGATGGCCGTGTTCAACCAGTCGCGAATCGAGTCGGTGCGGATGAACACGCCGCTGTTCGTCTGGGGCTCCAGCTTGAACTCCAGGTCCAGGGCGAAGTCGCCGAAACGCTCCTTCGTCCAGATGTCGCCCTTGCCCTTGGCCACCAGCGCCCCGTCCTCCCAGGCCCAGCCGCCTTTGCGCAGCGTCGCATTGGACAGGTCCTCCGAGAACAGC
Coding sequences within it:
- a CDS encoding PAS domain S-box protein codes for the protein MHPIPDTAEHPSGPGAGMLMPRMAVVLRIEWAMLLLRYLLYLFVILFHVSGAEALFLPNLTVAAGLGLLHNAWAHWVFYSRRHDLFVSPVNLLLYLARAALMVALTGGEQSELAPLFLLILIGCHVYAPDSPNIPWASVTVCAAYAFTILGGWVWRGVNPMSLPVYANLAALALCGWLMAQLGSLLRRMEADAARRAGDLLSSEATVRAILDNTAEPIVVYGENEFVAEANNPACAFLGLPRERLTGRRFREFLFDDGTLTERITALRERGSLHDEMLMVLPEGGERNVDMHIHSFVRDQRQFFVAMFRDITGQKEFEEAQRQAKRRLEQVNLELQRVNALRAEFYTTVARRLRSPLTALLGFLEMLLDEEMGDVNEDQRAALQSSRRGARRVLDLVDEAFEEEAGTGTEKTARGEGGAEKK
- a CDS encoding DUF1080 domain-containing protein, with the translated sequence MMKTFRMMTVAALLLAAGTVWAEVTPPDEALLKAAKDADGYAPLFSEDLSNATLRKGGWAWEDGALVAKGKGDIWTKERFGDFALDLEFKLEPQTNSGVFIRTDSIRDWLNTAIEVQVLQPNDQYDNVRHHCGGIFDCLAPAKLAVKAPGEWNRFLIIAKGAWIWVYLNDELVTGMDLDQWTEAGKNPDGTPNKFKYAYKDMAREGFVGLQYHGDPVAYRNMKIKPLK